In Streptomyces sp. RFCAC02, the following proteins share a genomic window:
- a CDS encoding helix-turn-helix domain-containing protein, giving the protein MTEDELRDDGVRAGHPVRAALLDLLAERGTLTSAEAARRLGRSSGVCSFHLRQLARHGLVEEAPRAAGAGRVRPWRLRADAGPAAAVSPEEEVFGQLNRALEDESHRRWLERRDEAPAPWRHDEAFSAVVHLTPGELTEVADAVRAVLAPYLDRRGRPADAAPVAAVVRLFPLLAGEPPREC; this is encoded by the coding sequence ATGACCGAGGACGAACTGCGGGACGACGGCGTGCGGGCCGGCCATCCCGTACGGGCCGCCCTGCTCGACCTGCTCGCCGAACGGGGCACGCTCACCTCGGCGGAGGCGGCGCGCCGGCTCGGGCGGAGTTCGGGTGTGTGCTCGTTCCACCTGCGCCAACTGGCGCGCCACGGCCTTGTGGAGGAGGCGCCGCGCGCGGCGGGCGCCGGTCGCGTACGGCCGTGGCGGCTCCGCGCCGACGCCGGGCCGGCCGCGGCGGTGAGCCCGGAGGAGGAGGTCTTCGGGCAGCTGAACCGGGCGCTCGAGGACGAGAGTCACCGGCGCTGGCTGGAGCGGCGCGACGAGGCACCCGCCCCCTGGCGGCACGACGAGGCGTTCAGCGCGGTCGTGCATCTGACGCCCGGTGAGCTGACCGAGGTCGCCGACGCCGTCCGCGCCGTCCTCGCGCCGTACCTCGACCGCCGCGGCCGGCCGGCCGACGCGGCGCCGGTCGCCGCCGTGGTGCGCCTGTTCCCGCTGCTGGCCGGGGAGCCGCCGCGTGAGTGCTGA
- a CDS encoding DNA-3-methyladenine glycosylase 2 family protein, with protein sequence MPDRVWAPPEPYDLHRSLLVLRRGPYDPAFRIAGDGAVWRATRTPEGPATLRLLPGPPVRATAWGPGADWVIDGLPALLGAEDDPGAFTAHHRVVAQAHRRHGGLRLARTGLVFESLVPAVLEQRVTAEEAYRAWRLLLRRFGEPAPGPGAGAGLWVMPEPRTFALLPSWEWHRAGVDPKRSAAVVRAARLARRMEEAARMPLPEALARLRAVPGIGPWTAAETLQRSNGAPDAITVGDLHLPGTVGYALTGLRGADDDRMLELLAPYAGQRHRAARLILLSGVAPARRAPRQRHARIERL encoded by the coding sequence GTGCCGGACCGCGTATGGGCACCGCCCGAACCGTACGACCTGCACCGCAGCCTGCTGGTGCTGCGGCGCGGGCCGTACGACCCCGCGTTCAGGATCGCCGGGGACGGGGCCGTCTGGCGGGCCACCCGCACCCCCGAGGGGCCGGCGACGCTGCGGCTGCTGCCGGGCCCGCCGGTGCGGGCCACCGCCTGGGGGCCGGGGGCGGACTGGGTCATCGACGGTCTGCCCGCGCTGCTCGGCGCCGAGGACGACCCCGGCGCGTTCACGGCGCACCACCGGGTGGTCGCGCAGGCGCACCGGCGGCACGGCGGGCTCCGGCTCGCGCGGACCGGCCTCGTGTTCGAGTCCCTGGTCCCGGCGGTGCTGGAGCAGCGCGTGACGGCGGAGGAGGCCTACCGGGCGTGGCGGCTGCTGCTGCGGCGCTTCGGCGAGCCCGCCCCCGGTCCCGGTGCGGGCGCCGGCCTGTGGGTGATGCCGGAGCCGAGGACGTTCGCGCTGCTCCCGTCCTGGGAGTGGCACCGGGCGGGCGTGGACCCGAAGCGGTCGGCCGCGGTCGTCCGCGCGGCGCGGCTGGCCCGGCGCATGGAGGAGGCGGCCCGCATGCCGCTGCCCGAGGCGCTGGCCCGGCTCCGCGCCGTCCCCGGCATCGGCCCGTGGACGGCCGCCGAGACCCTGCAGCGGAGCAATGGCGCGCCCGACGCCATCACGGTCGGCGACCTGCACCTGCCGGGGACCGTCGGCTACGCGCTGACCGGGCTGCGCGGCGCGGACGACGACCGGATGCTGGAGCTGCTCGCGCCGTACGCGGGGCAGCGGCACCGGGCGGCCCGGCTGATCCTGCTGTCCGGTGTGGCGCCGGCACGGCGGGCGCCGCGCCAGCGGCACGCGCGGATCGAGCGGCTGTGA
- the def gene encoding peptide deformylase: MPVLVQGRPAADDHPHPTPEAVRGTPHRITVIGEDVLHRRLRPVTGFGDPDLARLVDDMFATLHVAEGAGLAANQIGVDLQLFVWDMTDEWGVRHVGHIANPVLDEVPAASRTLLEEPEGCLSVPGPYVPLARPDHAVVRGVDIAGEPLVIEGRGYFARCLQHETDHLHGRLYVDRLAARERKAAVREMGALRDRVLARRAAREAARGRGTDTPAGGAG, encoded by the coding sequence ATGCCCGTACTCGTCCAGGGCCGGCCCGCCGCCGACGACCACCCGCACCCCACACCGGAGGCCGTCCGGGGGACACCGCACCGCATCACCGTGATCGGTGAGGACGTCCTGCACCGCCGCCTGCGGCCGGTCACCGGATTCGGCGACCCGGACCTCGCCCGGCTCGTCGACGACATGTTCGCCACGCTGCACGTCGCCGAGGGCGCGGGGCTCGCCGCCAACCAGATCGGCGTCGACCTCCAGCTCTTCGTCTGGGACATGACCGACGAGTGGGGCGTCCGGCACGTGGGCCACATCGCGAACCCGGTGCTCGACGAAGTGCCCGCCGCCAGCCGCACCCTGCTGGAGGAGCCCGAGGGCTGCCTGTCCGTGCCGGGTCCCTACGTCCCGCTGGCCCGCCCCGACCACGCCGTCGTGCGCGGCGTGGACATCGCGGGCGAGCCGCTGGTCATCGAAGGGCGGGGCTACTTCGCCCGCTGCCTCCAGCACGAGACCGACCACCTCCACGGCCGCCTGTACGTCGACCGCCTCGCCGCGCGGGAGCGCAAGGCCGCCGTCCGCGAGATGGGCGCGCTGCGGGACCGGGTGCTGGCGCGCCGGGCCGCCCGGGAGGCGGCGCGCGGCCGTGGGACGGACACCCCCGCCGGCGGCGCGGGTTGA
- a CDS encoding LCP family protein, which translates to MNDWPNGWTDDRDDRSAYGRGSADARPEGARVMPHVQPPRAPRPPRQRGPYDGGGGADAYDSGWSDGQVYRGSGQRQEPPPPPGTAPPDGGAPRPRPRRRWGRIIGFSTLALAFVLLVTGVATYFWADGKLNREVDLSALEDRPEAGEGTNYLIVGSDSREGLTDDQKDDLHTGDAEGGRTDTMILLHVGDNGSTMISLPRDSWVTIPEFTGSESGRRIPEQERKLNAAYTIEGPWLLARTVEANLDIRIDHYVEIGFGGFANVVDALGGVEMCLDEPIQDKNSGADFEAGCQRMNGTEALAYNRQRYQEAMGDLGRTQNQQEFLSTLADQAASWSTVLNPFKVYPVLGSVLDALIVDKDMSLWDLRSMFWAMRSAERMNMPVSDPGYETSEGSAVLWDTEQVDALMDQIRNDEKVTVNVSEE; encoded by the coding sequence ATGAACGACTGGCCCAACGGATGGACAGACGACCGGGACGACCGCAGCGCGTACGGGCGGGGCAGCGCCGACGCACGGCCCGAGGGCGCCCGGGTCATGCCGCACGTCCAGCCGCCCCGTGCGCCGCGCCCGCCGCGGCAGCGCGGTCCGTACGACGGCGGCGGCGGGGCCGACGCGTACGACTCCGGCTGGAGCGACGGCCAGGTCTACCGGGGTTCCGGCCAGCGGCAGGAGCCCCCGCCGCCGCCCGGGACGGCGCCGCCGGACGGCGGTGCGCCGCGGCCGCGGCCCCGGCGCCGCTGGGGCCGGATCATAGGTTTCTCGACGCTGGCGCTGGCGTTCGTCCTGCTGGTCACCGGCGTCGCGACGTACTTCTGGGCCGACGGCAAGCTGAACCGCGAGGTGGACCTGTCGGCGCTCGAGGACCGCCCGGAGGCCGGCGAGGGCACGAATTACCTGATCGTCGGCTCGGACAGCCGCGAGGGGCTCACGGACGACCAGAAGGACGACCTGCACACCGGTGACGCCGAGGGCGGGCGCACCGACACCATGATCCTCCTGCACGTGGGCGACAACGGCAGCACGATGATCAGCCTGCCGCGTGACTCGTGGGTGACGATCCCCGAGTTCACCGGCTCCGAGTCGGGCCGGCGCATACCCGAGCAGGAGCGGAAGCTGAACGCCGCCTACACGATCGAGGGGCCGTGGCTCCTGGCCCGGACCGTCGAGGCCAATCTGGACATCCGCATCGACCACTACGTGGAGATCGGATTCGGCGGCTTCGCGAACGTCGTGGACGCGCTCGGCGGCGTCGAGATGTGCCTGGACGAGCCCATCCAGGACAAGAACTCGGGCGCCGACTTCGAGGCCGGCTGCCAGCGCATGAACGGCACCGAGGCCCTCGCCTACAACCGGCAGCGCTACCAGGAGGCCATGGGCGACCTGGGACGCACGCAGAACCAGCAGGAGTTCCTGAGCACCCTGGCCGACCAGGCCGCATCGTGGTCGACGGTGCTGAACCCGTTCAAGGTCTACCCGGTGCTCGGTTCCGTCCTGGACGCGCTGATCGTGGACAAGGACATGTCGCTGTGGGACCTGCGCTCCATGTTCTGGGCCATGCGCAGCGCCGAGCGGATGAACATGCCGGTCTCCGACCCGGGCTACGAGACGTCCGAGGGATCGGCGGTCCTGTGGGACACCGAGCAGGTCGACGCGCTGATGGACCAGATCAGGAACGACGAGAAGGTCACGGTCAACGTCTCGGAGGAGTGA
- a CDS encoding LCP family protein — translation MRVPRQPAYHPPTGPPAEPAGPPERRRRRARGLRWFALISTVLVLAGSLGGWLWLRGLDTGLTTDTATARELARHREERPAPAPGKARNILLIRSDAAAAGDGDDTADGAAGAEGLVLLHLAGDGSSATALGIPRTLETRIPACAGTDGTALDPREGSLAAAYGSGGAACAIRTLERLTGVRVDHHLIIDVEALREVADAVGGVEPCTLDALARKVSSSGVLLNPARLLPVLNALSASITTDAELDSLAELWQLIGTIRAVPRDAMAFLTVPLADGGLRQPDANHLFAALREDTEVDPDWGGDTTGGPASGDTGLCASAGPTG, via the coding sequence ATGAGGGTGCCGCGACAGCCTGCCTACCACCCGCCCACAGGTCCGCCCGCCGAGCCGGCCGGCCCGCCCGAGCGGCGGCGGCGCCGCGCGCGCGGTCTGCGCTGGTTCGCGCTGATCTCCACGGTCCTCGTCCTCGCCGGCTCCCTGGGCGGCTGGCTCTGGCTGCGCGGTCTCGACACCGGACTCACCACGGACACCGCGACCGCGCGCGAGCTGGCCCGTCACCGGGAGGAACGTCCCGCCCCCGCCCCGGGGAAGGCCCGCAACATCCTGCTCATCCGCTCCGACGCCGCGGCCGCGGGCGACGGGGACGACACCGCCGACGGCGCGGCCGGGGCCGAGGGCCTCGTCCTCCTCCATCTCGCCGGCGACGGCAGCAGTGCCACCGCCCTCGGCATCCCGCGCACCCTGGAGACACGCATCCCCGCCTGCGCCGGCACGGACGGGACCGCCCTCGACCCCCGCGAGGGCTCCCTCGCGGCCGCCTACGGCAGCGGCGGCGCGGCCTGCGCCATCCGCACCCTGGAACGGCTCACCGGCGTCCGCGTCGACCACCACCTGATCATCGATGTGGAGGCCCTGCGGGAGGTCGCCGACGCCGTCGGCGGCGTCGAACCGTGCACCCTGGACGCCCTGGCCAGGAAGGTGTCGAGCAGCGGCGTCCTCCTCAACCCGGCCCGCCTCCTCCCCGTGCTGAACGCCCTGTCCGCCTCCATCACCACCGACGCCGAGCTCGACTCGCTCGCCGAGCTGTGGCAGCTCATCGGCACGATCCGGGCCGTGCCCCGGGACGCCATGGCGTTCCTGACCGTGCCGCTGGCGGACGGCGGCCTCCGCCAGCCCGACGCGAACCACCTCTTCGCGGCCCTCCGCGAGGACACCGAGGTCGATCCCGACTGGGGCGGTGACACGACGGGCGGCCCCGCGTCCGGCGACACCGGGCTGTGCGCCTCGGCCGGACCCACCGGCTGA
- a CDS encoding acyl-CoA thioesterase, whose amino-acid sequence MTELPPGPPPGKPTAASRTTLSHIMTQNDVNLLGTVHGGVIMKLVDDAAGAVAGRHSGGPAVTAAMDEMVFVEPVKVGDLVHVRAQCNWTGRTSMEIGVKVLAERWNEATPATRVATAYLVFAAVDEQGRPRPVPPVLPESERDRRRFKEAQIRRTHRLARRREITELRAGRAPS is encoded by the coding sequence ATGACCGAACTGCCGCCCGGGCCGCCACCGGGCAAGCCCACCGCCGCCTCGCGCACCACGCTGTCGCACATCATGACCCAGAACGACGTGAACCTCCTGGGCACCGTCCACGGGGGCGTGATCATGAAACTGGTGGACGACGCCGCGGGCGCCGTCGCCGGGCGGCACTCGGGCGGCCCGGCCGTCACCGCCGCCATGGACGAGATGGTCTTCGTCGAACCGGTGAAGGTCGGCGACCTCGTCCATGTCCGCGCCCAGTGCAACTGGACCGGCCGCACCTCCATGGAGATCGGTGTCAAGGTCCTCGCCGAGCGGTGGAACGAGGCGACCCCGGCCACCCGCGTCGCGACCGCCTACCTCGTCTTCGCGGCCGTGGACGAACAGGGCAGGCCGCGCCCCGTGCCCCCGGTGCTGCCGGAGAGCGAACGGGACAGGCGGCGGTTCAAGGAGGCGCAGATCCGCCGCACCCACCGCCTCGCCAGGCGCCGCGAGATCACCGAGCTGCGCGCTGGCCGCGCCCCCTCCTGA
- a CDS encoding VOC family protein, whose product MSLARFSVTVLDCPDPRALAAFYSDVLGWPIDEEHSDDGWVEIRGGAPAERFAFQLSEGYRPPEWPGTEHPQQMHIDLDVPESRLDEAERDVLTLGARLLQGDDGGQRGFRVYADPAGHPFCLCRVRD is encoded by the coding sequence GTGTCTCTCGCCCGCTTCAGCGTCACCGTGCTCGACTGTCCGGACCCGCGGGCGCTCGCGGCCTTCTACTCCGACGTCCTCGGCTGGCCGATCGACGAGGAGCACAGCGACGACGGCTGGGTCGAGATCCGCGGCGGGGCGCCGGCGGAGCGGTTCGCGTTCCAGCTCTCCGAGGGGTACCGGCCGCCGGAGTGGCCCGGGACGGAGCACCCCCAGCAGATGCACATCGACCTGGACGTCCCCGAGTCACGCCTCGACGAGGCCGAGCGGGACGTCCTCACGCTCGGCGCGCGCCTCCTGCAGGGCGACGACGGCGGACAACGCGGCTTCCGGGTGTACGCGGACCCGGCGGGGCATCCGTTCTGCCTGTGCCGCGTCCGCGACTGA
- a CDS encoding TIGR03089 family protein, whose translation MTSKPGVPADLLRAALAADPARPLLTYYDDATGERVELSAATLANWVAKTANLLQDELSAGRGDRLALLLPAHWQTAAWLLACAATGVVADVGGDPRDADLVVAGPDQLAEARACAGERVALSLRPLGARFPEPPAGFTDYAVAVPGQPDTFDAYDPPGPDDVAIGVGGRDLTGAQVIALARADAAERGLDGDSRLLSTADYAGWPGLSAGLFAPLAAGASVVLCRNSGHLDPAALAARRESERVTHFAD comes from the coding sequence ATGACATCGAAACCCGGCGTCCCGGCCGACCTCCTGCGTGCCGCTCTCGCCGCCGACCCCGCGCGGCCCCTGCTGACGTACTACGACGACGCCACCGGCGAGCGCGTCGAGCTGTCCGCCGCCACCCTGGCCAACTGGGTCGCCAAGACGGCGAACCTCCTGCAGGACGAGCTGTCCGCGGGGCGCGGCGACCGCCTCGCCCTCCTCCTCCCCGCCCACTGGCAGACCGCCGCCTGGCTCCTCGCCTGCGCCGCCACCGGCGTCGTGGCCGACGTGGGCGGCGACCCCCGCGACGCCGACCTCGTCGTCGCGGGTCCCGACCAGCTCGCCGAGGCCCGCGCCTGCGCCGGTGAGCGCGTCGCCCTGAGCCTGCGTCCTCTCGGTGCCCGCTTCCCCGAGCCGCCGGCCGGGTTCACCGACTACGCCGTCGCCGTCCCCGGCCAGCCCGACACGTTCGACGCCTACGACCCGCCGGGTCCGGACGACGTCGCCATCGGCGTCGGCGGCCGCGACCTCACCGGCGCCCAGGTCATCGCCCTGGCCCGCGCCGATGCCGCCGAACGCGGCCTGGACGGCGACAGCCGGCTGCTGTCCACCGCCGACTACGCGGGCTGGCCCGGCCTGTCCGCCGGCCTCTTCGCCCCGCTGGCCGCCGGCGCCTCCGTCGTCCTGTGCCGCAACAGCGGCCACCTCGACCCGGCGGCCCTCGCCGCGCGCCGGGAGAGTGAGCGCGTCACCCACTTCGCCGACTGA
- a CDS encoding N-acetylmuramoyl-L-alanine amidase, which produces MRAFIASTVGAACSVALAFPLVLVPGGTAHAAGVSAGGTQSLPLRPLGALQPLDADGGGGGDGTAEAGGQGLPATTTEPFSLLGIVWSDADAELNGQAQVRARSVDGDWSGWQDLTADPAHTPDPDSAEATAPGVRGGTAPLWVGPSDGVQVRVLPDDGSAATEGLPDGLSLELIDSGPDPDPAAVTEPQEVIEPAAAPSAHEGPRPPIVIRSKWGADESLRESGFVYTDSVKTVFVHHTAGTNDYACSEAPALIRGIYRYHVESQGWRDVGYNFFVDRCGTIYEGRAGGVAEPVQGAHTLGFNHNSMGVAVLGTYSSTAPNRDITDGLSLLTAWKLGLHGGDPEGTRNRTSSGGKWASGTTVRMDNVSGHRDAYSTDCPGGELYAELDTVRSTAARLQGR; this is translated from the coding sequence ATGCGTGCATTCATTGCTTCCACCGTCGGGGCCGCGTGCTCGGTCGCGCTGGCGTTCCCCCTCGTCCTGGTGCCCGGTGGCACCGCCCACGCGGCCGGTGTCTCCGCCGGCGGGACGCAGTCCCTGCCGCTGCGGCCGCTCGGCGCGCTCCAGCCGCTCGACGCCGATGGCGGGGGCGGCGGGGACGGCACGGCCGAGGCGGGCGGCCAGGGGCTGCCCGCCACGACCACCGAGCCCTTCTCCCTGCTCGGCATCGTCTGGTCCGACGCCGACGCCGAGCTGAACGGCCAGGCCCAGGTCCGCGCCCGCTCGGTCGACGGCGACTGGTCCGGCTGGCAGGACCTCACGGCCGATCCGGCGCACACGCCCGACCCGGACTCGGCGGAGGCGACGGCGCCCGGCGTCCGCGGCGGGACGGCACCCCTGTGGGTCGGCCCCTCCGACGGCGTCCAGGTCCGGGTCCTGCCGGACGACGGCTCGGCCGCCACCGAGGGGCTGCCCGACGGCCTGTCCCTCGAACTGATCGACAGCGGCCCCGATCCCGATCCGGCCGCGGTCACCGAGCCGCAGGAGGTCATCGAGCCAGCCGCGGCGCCGTCGGCGCACGAGGGGCCGCGCCCGCCGATCGTCATCCGTTCCAAGTGGGGCGCGGACGAGAGCCTGCGGGAGAGCGGCTTCGTCTACACCGACTCGGTGAAGACCGTCTTCGTCCACCACACCGCCGGCACCAACGACTACGCCTGCTCGGAGGCGCCGGCGCTCATCCGGGGCATCTACCGCTACCACGTGGAGAGCCAGGGCTGGCGCGACGTCGGGTACAACTTCTTCGTCGACCGCTGCGGCACCATCTACGAGGGCCGGGCGGGCGGCGTCGCCGAACCGGTGCAGGGCGCCCACACCCTCGGTTTCAACCACAACAGCATGGGCGTCGCGGTCCTCGGCACCTACTCCTCCACCGCGCCGAACCGCGACATCACCGACGGCCTCTCGCTGCTCACCGCATGGAAGCTCGGCCTGCACGGCGGCGACCCCGAGGGGACGCGCAACCGCACCTCCAGCGGAGGCAAGTGGGCATCGGGGACCACGGTCCGCATGGACAACGTGTCGGGCCACCGGGACGCCTACAGCACCGACTGCCCCGGCGGCGAGCTGTACGCGGAGCTCGACACCGTCCGCTCCACCGCCGCCCGCCTCCAGGGGAGGTGA
- a CDS encoding LCP family protein has protein sequence MESQGRGDAGGIDPADQWVFNPETGTYELRLPGARRPDPSEHAAPRPRHVPSPRRGDPHGDPPGGPTTRGTGSGDAPRPEARPPRGRRKAKPKRSRLRKGLVWTGGGLAFLLVVGAGAAWYAYQRLNGNITKVDTGFDNGFSHDEAVNILLIGTDTRTGDGNDSYGGDASEGNDTTILVHFSKNREHATALSIPRDLITDIPECEVTHEDGTQETVPASYGVRFNQSMGALGRDPGCVWRTVQELTGVEINHFMMADFNAVKDLSTAVGGVPVCVSEPIHDEKSGLDLEPGRHELQGEDALAFVRTRHGVGNGSDLDRIHLQQQFLASMAREITGGDMLSSLTDFWDLADTATKALTVDTGIGSIEKLYDLASDVGRIPMSDVNFVTLPVRDNPDEPADRRATVVVDEDRAEPIFRMLREDIDPDAAEETEEEEPGAGGDSAGAGSAAPEDVRVDIYNGGDVIGAAQDTLQWLQVDEGMPLASNRGNAPESQETTTLEYRADQAAQAATLAEIMGLPDSALKEQPGDSAEGEAMVLVLGNDFRGAGEPIEVPAEIPDDVTSIQADDEDVCAE, from the coding sequence GTGGAATCGCAGGGACGTGGGGACGCGGGCGGTATCGATCCCGCGGACCAGTGGGTGTTCAACCCGGAGACCGGCACGTATGAACTCCGCCTCCCGGGAGCCCGGAGACCGGACCCCAGCGAGCACGCCGCGCCGCGGCCCCGGCACGTCCCGTCACCCCGGCGCGGCGATCCGCACGGGGACCCGCCGGGCGGCCCCACCACCCGCGGCACCGGCTCGGGCGACGCCCCGCGCCCGGAGGCCCGCCCCCCGCGCGGCCGCCGCAAGGCGAAGCCGAAACGCTCCCGGCTGCGCAAGGGCCTGGTGTGGACGGGCGGCGGCCTCGCCTTCCTGCTGGTGGTCGGGGCGGGTGCCGCCTGGTACGCCTACCAACGCCTCAACGGCAACATCACCAAGGTCGACACCGGCTTCGACAACGGCTTCTCCCACGACGAGGCCGTCAACATCCTCCTCATCGGCACCGACACCCGCACCGGCGACGGCAACGACTCCTACGGCGGCGACGCGAGCGAGGGCAACGACACCACGATCCTCGTCCACTTCTCCAAGAACCGCGAGCACGCCACGGCGCTGAGCATCCCGCGCGACCTCATCACCGACATACCCGAGTGCGAGGTCACCCACGAGGACGGCACCCAGGAGACCGTCCCCGCCTCGTACGGCGTCCGTTTCAACCAGAGCATGGGCGCCCTCGGCCGTGATCCCGGCTGTGTCTGGCGCACGGTGCAGGAGCTGACCGGCGTCGAGATCAACCACTTCATGATGGCCGACTTCAACGCCGTGAAGGACCTGTCCACGGCCGTCGGCGGCGTCCCGGTGTGCGTCTCCGAACCGATCCACGACGAGAAGTCCGGCCTCGATCTGGAGCCGGGCCGCCACGAACTCCAGGGCGAGGACGCCCTCGCGTTCGTCCGCACCCGCCACGGCGTCGGGAACGGCAGCGACCTCGACCGGATCCACCTCCAGCAGCAGTTCCTCGCCTCGATGGCCCGCGAGATCACCGGCGGCGACATGCTCTCCAGCCTCACCGACTTCTGGGACCTCGCGGACACCGCGACCAAGGCCCTGACCGTCGACACGGGCATCGGCAGCATCGAGAAGCTCTACGACCTCGCCTCCGACGTGGGCCGCATCCCCATGTCCGATGTCAACTTCGTCACACTCCCGGTGCGCGACAACCCGGACGAGCCCGCCGACCGCCGTGCCACCGTCGTCGTGGACGAGGACCGCGCCGAACCCATCTTCCGGATGCTGCGCGAGGACATCGATCCCGACGCGGCCGAGGAGACGGAGGAGGAAGAGCCCGGTGCCGGCGGCGACTCCGCCGGCGCCGGGTCCGCCGCCCCCGAGGACGTGCGCGTGGACATCTACAACGGCGGTGACGTCATCGGGGCCGCCCAGGACACGCTCCAGTGGCTCCAGGTCGACGAGGGCATGCCCCTGGCCAGCAACCGGGGGAATGCCCCGGAGTCCCAGGAGACCACTACGCTGGAGTACCGTGCCGACCAGGCAGCCCAGGCCGCGACCCTCGCCGAGATCATGGGCCTGCCGGACTCGGCGCTCAAGGAGCAGCCGGGTGACAGCGCCGAGGGGGAGGCCATGGTCCTCGTTCTCGGCAACGACTTCCGTGGCGCGGGGGAGCCCATCGAGGTCCCGGCCGAGATTCCCGACGATGTCACGAGCATTCAGGCGGACGACGAAGATGTGTGCGCCGAGTAG
- a CDS encoding LCP family protein, translating into MRRSGIRGEDDDGAAGGGVRADGARDDGGPGTIPLQRASQDGVRPGGRAAARAAARKGQRRRKKETPRWRRVLVWTSGSLAFVIVAVAAAAYLYIQHLNGNLEKDELNLGGNQLERSQPNADGQVPLNILLLGSDSRDGEENQSLGGGSEGGHRADVQILMHASADRSNVTLISVPRDTMVEIPECTDPDTGTVYEASEKAMINSALDHGGPGCVVATWEEMTGIPIDHFMMIDFAGVVDMADAIGGVPVCVDANVDDPYSHLRLEAGDNIVQGEQALQWLRTRHGFGNGSDVGRTKAQQMYLSNMVDELQESASLTNAGELMDLAEAATSALTVDNALGSVQALYDLGQDLRSIPGDRMNSITLPTLPDPEDENRVVPDTEEAEPLFSLVRQDIPLDDQDAAPDADASESAESADPADEIPVAVRNGTGADGLLPVDGRATEITEALQTAGFTQAVTDATTASESTSRVLYGAEEDRANAEAVAEALGLPASTVRIGTTVDQVTVVVGADWREGTTFTEPASDDTSSGGGDSGSAGGETDSGSSSDDAGGGDAVDQENILSGSEDSCMEVNPEYTW; encoded by the coding sequence GTGCGGAGGAGCGGTATACGCGGCGAGGATGACGACGGGGCCGCCGGTGGCGGCGTCCGCGCGGACGGCGCACGGGACGACGGCGGTCCGGGGACCATTCCGCTCCAGCGCGCCTCACAGGACGGTGTCCGTCCCGGCGGCCGCGCGGCGGCGCGAGCCGCCGCCCGCAAGGGGCAGCGCCGCCGCAAGAAGGAGACGCCGCGCTGGCGGCGCGTGCTCGTGTGGACCAGCGGGTCCCTGGCGTTCGTGATCGTCGCGGTCGCCGCGGCCGCGTACCTCTACATCCAGCACCTCAACGGCAACCTGGAGAAGGACGAGCTGAACCTCGGCGGCAACCAGCTCGAACGCTCCCAGCCGAACGCCGACGGCCAGGTCCCGCTGAACATCCTCCTCCTCGGTTCCGACTCCCGCGACGGCGAGGAGAACCAGTCCCTCGGCGGCGGCAGCGAGGGCGGCCACCGCGCCGATGTCCAGATCCTGATGCACGCCTCGGCCGACCGCAGCAATGTGACGCTCATCAGCGTCCCGCGCGACACGATGGTCGAGATCCCCGAGTGCACCGACCCCGACACGGGCACGGTCTACGAGGCGTCCGAGAAGGCCATGATCAACTCCGCGCTCGACCACGGCGGCCCCGGCTGCGTCGTGGCCACGTGGGAGGAGATGACCGGCATCCCCATCGACCACTTCATGATGATCGACTTCGCCGGCGTCGTGGACATGGCCGACGCGATCGGCGGCGTCCCCGTCTGCGTCGACGCCAACGTGGACGACCCCTACTCCCACCTGCGCCTCGAAGCCGGCGACAACATCGTGCAGGGCGAGCAGGCCCTCCAGTGGCTGCGGACGCGCCACGGCTTCGGCAACGGCAGCGACGTCGGCCGGACCAAGGCGCAGCAGATGTACCTGAGCAACATGGTCGACGAGCTGCAGGAGAGCGCGTCCCTGACCAACGCGGGCGAGCTGATGGACCTCGCGGAGGCGGCCACCAGCGCCCTCACCGTCGACAACGCCCTCGGCAGCGTCCAGGCGCTCTACGACCTGGGCCAGGACCTCCGGTCCATACCGGGCGACCGGATGAACAGCATCACGCTGCCCACGCTCCCCGACCCCGAGGACGAGAACCGCGTCGTCCCCGACACGGAGGAGGCCGAGCCGCTGTTCTCCCTGGTCCGCCAGGACATCCCGCTGGACGACCAGGACGCGGCGCCCGACGCGGACGCGTCCGAGTCCGCGGAGAGCGCCGATCCCGCCGACGAGATCCCCGTCGCCGTCCGCAACGGCACGGGCGCCGACGGTCTGCTCCCGGTCGACGGCCGCGCGACCGAGATCACCGAGGCGCTCCAGACCGCCGGCTTCACCCAGGCGGTCACGGACGCGACCACGGCGAGCGAGTCGACCTCCCGCGTGCTGTACGGCGCCGAGGAGGACCGGGCGAACGCCGAGGCGGTCGCCGAGGCGCTCGGCCTCCCCGCGAGCACCGTCCGGATCGGCACGACCGTGGACCAGGTGACGGTCGTCGTCGGCGCCGACTGGCGCGAGGGCACGACCTTCACCGAGCCGGCCTCCGACGACACGTCCTCGGGCGGCGGGGACTCCGGATCCGCCGGCGGGGAGACGGACTCCGGTTCCTCCTCGGACGACGCGGGCGGCGGTGACGCCGTGGACCAGGAGAACATCCTGTCCGGCTCCGAGGACAGCTGCATGGAGGTCAACCCCGAGTACACCTGGTGA